A stretch of Mus musculus strain C57BL/6J chromosome 19, GRCm38.p6 C57BL/6J DNA encodes these proteins:
- the Myrf gene encoding myelin regulatory factor isoform X5 produces MEVVDETEALQRFFEGHDISGALEPSNIDTSILEEYIGKEDASDLCFPEISAPASTASFPHGPPAIPGSSGLHHLSPPGSGPSPGRHGPLPPPTYGTPLNCNNNNGMGTAPKPFLGGSGPPIKAEPKAPYAPGTLPDSPPDSGSEAYSPQQVNDPHLLRTITPETLCHVGVSSRLEHPPPPPAHLPGPPPPPPPPPHYPVLQRDLYMKAEPPVPPYAAMGPGLVPPELHHTQQTQVLHQLLQQHGAELPPHPSKKRKHSESPPNTLNAQMLNGMIKQEPGTVTALPPHPARAPSPPWPPQGPLSPGTGSLPLSIARAQTPPWHPPGAPSPGLLQDSDSLSGSYLDPNYQSIKWQPHQQNKWATLYDANYKELPMLTYRVDADKGFNFSVGDDAFVCQKKNHFQVTVYIGMLGEPKYVKTPEGLKPLDCFYLKLHGVKLEALNQSINIEQSQSDRSKRPFNPVTVNLPPEQVTKVTVGRLHFSETTANNMRKKGKPNPDQRYFMLVVALQAHAQNQNYTLAAQISERIIVRASNPGQFESDSDVLWQRAQLPDTVFHHGRVGINTDRPDEALVVHGNVKVMGSLMHPSDLRAKEHVQEVDTTEQLKRISRMRLVHYRYKPEFAASAGIEATAPETGVIAQEVKEILPEAVKDTGDVVFANGKTIENFLVVNKERIFMENVGAVKELCKLTDNLETRIDELERWSHKLAKLRRLDSLKSTGSSGAFSHAGSQFSRAGSVPHKKRPPKLANKSSPAVPDQACISQRFLQGTIIALVVVMAFSVVSMSTLYVLSLRSEEDLVDADGRSSQSFGTTQLRQSSMTTGLPGTQPSLLLVTKSASGPALRALDLCSSQPCPIVCCSPPVSSPATDPALGPTLTPTPSPSSNPKHSGPGQMAPLPVTNIRAKSWGISANGISYSKHSKSLEPLASPVVPFPGGQSKTKNSPSFNLQSRARRGAPQPSPSPAQFTQTQGQLASLLPDPAPSLTSIQLLENSMPITSQYCVPEGACRLGNFTYHIPVSSSTPLHLSLTLQMNSSTPVSVVLCSLTSEEEPCEEGGFLQRFHPHQDTQGTSHQWPVTILSFREFTYHFRVTLLGQANCSSEAIVQPATDYYFHFYRLCD; encoded by the exons GCCATGACATCAGCGGTGCCCTGGAGCCCTCCAATATAGACACCAGTATCCTGGAGGAGTACATTGGCAAAGAGGACGCCTCTGATCT CTGCTTCCCTGAGATCTCTGCACCAGCCAGCACTGCCTCCTTCCCCCACGGGCCACCGGCCATTCCCGGCTCCAGCGGGCTCCACCATCTGAGCCCCCCTGGGAGCGGACCATCCCCTGGGCGCCATGGCCCCCTCCCACCCCCGACCTACGGCACCCCACTcaactgcaacaacaacaacggcATGGGCACCGCCCCTAAGCCCTTCCTGGGGGGCTCTGGGCCTCCCATCAAAGCAGAGCCAAAGGCCCCCTATGCCCCAGG CACACTGCCAGACTCGCCCCCAGACTCAGGCTCTGAGGCCTACTCCCCTCAGCAGGTGAATG ACCCCCATCTTCTACGCACCATAACCCCGGAGACTCTATGCCACGTGGGAGTTTCTTCCCGCCTGGAGCACCCGCCCCCACCTCCAGCCCACCTGCCAGgcccaccaccaccgccacctcCCCCACCTCACTACCCTGTCCTGCAACGGGACCTCTACATGAAGGCTGAGCCCCCTGTACCCCCTTATGCTGCCATGGGGCCGGGTCTGGTGCCCCCCGAGCTCCATCACACCCAGCAGACCCAGGTGCTACACCAGCTGCTGCAACAGCATGGAGCTGA ACTCCCTCCACACCCCTCTAAGAAGAGGAAGCACTCTGAATCACCCCCCAACACCCTCAATGCCCAAATGCTGAACGGAATGATCAAGCAGGAACCTGGGACTGTCACAGCCTTGCCTCCACACCCTGCCAGAGCCCCatcccctccatggcctcctcAAGGCCCACTGTCACCTGGCACTGGATCCTTGCCCCTCAGCATTGCCCGAGCCCAGACTCCACCCTGGCACCCGCCAGGTGCACCCTCCCCAG GCCTCCTGCAGGACAGTGACAGCCTCAGTGGCTCCTATTTGGACCCCAACTACCAATCCATCAAATGGCAGCCGCATCAGCAGAACAAGTGGGCGACCCTGTATGACGCTAACTACAAGGAGCT GCCTATGCTCACCTATCGTGTGGACGCTGACAAGGGCTTCAACTTTTCCGTGGGCGACGATGCTTTTGTGTGCCAGAAGAAGAACCACTTCCAGGTGACCGTGTACATCGGCATGCTGGGGGAGCCCAAGTACGTCAAGACACCGGAAGGCCTCAAGCCCCTGGACTGCTTCTATCTGAAGCTGCATGGTGTGAAG CTAGAGGCCCTGAACCAGTCTATCAACATTGAGCAGTCACAGTCAGACAGAAGCAAGAGGCCCTTCAACCCCGTCAC GGTCAATCTTCCCCCTGAGCAGGTCACAAAAGTGACCGTGGGGCGGCTCCATTTCAGTGAGACCACTGCCAACAACATGCGCAAGAAGGGCAAGCCCAACCCTGACCAGAG GTATTTCATGCTGGTGGTGGCCCTCCAGGCACATGCACAGAACCAGAACTACACACTGGCAGCCCAGATCTCAGAGCGTATCATTGTGCGG GCCTCTAACCCAGGCCAGTTTGAAAGTGACAGTGACGTGCTGTGGCAACGGGCGCAGCTGCCAGATACGGTCTTCCACCATGGCCGTGTGGGCATCAACACCGACCGGCCAGATGAGGCATTGGTCGTCCACGGCAACGTGAAGGTCATGGGTTCTCTTATGCACCCTTCCGATCTGCGGGCCAAGGAGCACGTGCAGGAG GTGGACACCACCGAGCAGCTGAAGAGGATCTCTCGGATGCGGCTGGTGCACTACAGATACAAGCCTGAGTTCGCTGCTAGCGCAGGCATTGAAGCCACCGCACCGGAGACAG GTGTCATCGCCCAGGAAGTGAAGGAGATCCTGCCTGAAGCTGTGAAGGACACAGGGGATGTAGTCTTTGCCAATGGGAAAACCATAGAGAACTTCCTTGTAGTGAACAAG GAGCGAATCTTCATGGAGAATGTGGGGGCTGTGAAGGAGTTATGCAAACTGACAGACAACCTAGAGACTCGCATTGATGAGTTGGAGCGATGGAGCCACAAGCTGGCCAAGCTGCGGCGCCTTGACAGCCTCAAGTCAACTGGCAGCTCAGGGGCTTTCAG CCATGCAGGGAGCCAGTTTAGCCGGGCAGGCAGTGTCCCCCACAAAAAGAGGCCCCCTAAACTGGCCAATAAG TCATCGCCAGCGGTCCCAGACCAGGCCTGCATCAGTCAGCGTTTTCTGCAGGGAACTATCATAGCTCTGGTGGTGGTCATGGCCTTCAG CGTGGTGTCTATGTCCACACTATATGTGCTGAGCCTGCGCTCTGAAGAGGACCTGGTGGATGCTGATGG CAGGTCCAGCCAGAGCTTCGGGACCACACAGCTCCGACAGTCCTCCATGACCACCGGACTACCAGGCACACAGCCCTCTTTGCTGCTGG ttACCAAGTCAGCCTCGGGTCCAGCTCTCCGTGCCTTGGACCTGTGCTCCAGCCAGCCCTGCCCCATCGTCTGCTGCTCTCCTCCCGTCTCCAGTCCTGCTACAGATCCTGCCCTTGGCCCCACTCTTACTCCTACTCCAAGCCCCAGCTCTAACCCCAAGCACTCAG GCCCTGGCCAGATGGCCCCACTGCCAGTCACCAACATCAGAGCCAAATCCTGGGGCATCTCAGCTAATGGCATCAGCTATTCCAAGCATTCCAAGAGCCTGGAACCTCTGGCCAGTCCTGTGGTCCCCTTTCCTGGAGGGCAGAGCAAGACCAAGAACAGCCCCAGCTTCAATCTCCAAAGTCGAGCCCGCAGAGGAGCCCCGCAACCCAGCCCAAGCCCTGCCCAATTCACACAGACCCAGGGCCAGCTAG CCTCTCTTCTTCCAGACCCAGCGCCATCCCTGACCTCCATCCAGCTGCTGGAGAATTCCATGCCTATCACTTCTCAGTACTGTGTGCCAGAAGGTGCTTGCAG GCTTGGCAACTTCACCTACCACATCCCTGTCAGCAGCAGCACACCACTGCACCTCAGCCTGACCCTGCAGATGAA TTCCTCCACCCCTGTGTCCGTGGTACTGTGCAGCCTGACATCGGAGGAGGAGCCCTGTGAGGAGGGAGGCTTTTTGCAGAGGTTCCACCCGCATCAGGACACCCAG GGCACCTCTCATCAGTGGCCAGTAACCATCCTGTCCTTCCGTGAATTCACATACCACTTCCGGGTGACATTGCTG GGTCAGGCCAACTGCAGCTCAGAGGCCATCGTTCAGCCAGCCACCGACTACTACTTCCACTTCTACCGCCTGTGTGACTGA
- the Myrf gene encoding myelin regulatory factor isoform X6 has protein sequence MEVVDETEALQRFFEGHDISGALEPSNIDTSILEEYIGKEDASDLCFPEISAPASTASFPHGPPAIPGSSGLHHLSPPGSGPSPGRHGPLPPPTYGTPLNCNNNNGMGTAPKPFLGGSGPPIKAEPKAPYAPGTLPDSPPDSGSEAYSPQQVNDPHLLRTITPETLCHVGVSSRLEHPPPPPAHLPGPPPPPPPPPHYPVLQRDLYMKAEPPVPPYAAMGPGLVPPELHHTQQTQVLHQLLQQHGAELPPHPSKKRKHSESPPNTLNAQMLNGMIKQEPGTVTALPPHPARAPSPPWPPQGPLSPGTGSLPLSIARAQTPPWHPPGAPSPGLLQDSDSLSGSYLDPNYQSIKWQPHQQNKWATLYDANYKELPMLTYRVDADKGFNFSVGDDAFVCQKKNHFQVTVYIGMLGEPKYVKTPEGLKPLDCFYLKLHGVKLEALNQSINIEQSQSDRSKRPFNPVTVNLPPEQVTKVTVGRLHFSETTANNMRKKGKPNPDQRYFMLVVALQAHAQNQNYTLAAQISERIIVRASNPGQFESDSDVLWQRAQLPDTVFHHGRVGINTDRPDEALVVHGNVKVMGSLMHPSDLRAKEHVQEVDTTEQLKRISRMRLVHYRYKPEFAASAGIEATAPETGVIAQEVKEILPEAVKDTGDVVFANGKTIENFLVVNKERIFMENVGAVKELCKLTDNLETRIDELERWSHKLAKLRRLDSLKSTGSSGAFSHAGSQFSRAGSVPHKKRPPKLANKSSPAVPDQACISQRFLQGTIIALVVVMAFSVVSMSTLYVLSLRSEEDLVDADGSSQSFGTTQLRQSSMTTGLPGTQPSLLLVTKSASGPALRALDLCSSQPCPIVCCSPPVSSPATDPALGPTLTPTPSPSSNPKHSGPGQMAPLPVTNIRAKSWGISANGISYSKHSKSLEPLASPVVPFPGGQSKTKNSPSFNLQSRARRGAPQPSPSPAQFTQTQGQLASLLPDPAPSLTSIQLLENSMPITSQYCVPEGACRLGNFTYHIPVSSSTPLHLSLTLQMNSSTPVSVVLCSLTSEEEPCEEGGFLQRFHPHQDTQGTSHQWPVTILSFREFTYHFRVTLLGQANCSSEAIVQPATDYYFHFYRLCD, from the exons GCCATGACATCAGCGGTGCCCTGGAGCCCTCCAATATAGACACCAGTATCCTGGAGGAGTACATTGGCAAAGAGGACGCCTCTGATCT CTGCTTCCCTGAGATCTCTGCACCAGCCAGCACTGCCTCCTTCCCCCACGGGCCACCGGCCATTCCCGGCTCCAGCGGGCTCCACCATCTGAGCCCCCCTGGGAGCGGACCATCCCCTGGGCGCCATGGCCCCCTCCCACCCCCGACCTACGGCACCCCACTcaactgcaacaacaacaacggcATGGGCACCGCCCCTAAGCCCTTCCTGGGGGGCTCTGGGCCTCCCATCAAAGCAGAGCCAAAGGCCCCCTATGCCCCAGG CACACTGCCAGACTCGCCCCCAGACTCAGGCTCTGAGGCCTACTCCCCTCAGCAGGTGAATG ACCCCCATCTTCTACGCACCATAACCCCGGAGACTCTATGCCACGTGGGAGTTTCTTCCCGCCTGGAGCACCCGCCCCCACCTCCAGCCCACCTGCCAGgcccaccaccaccgccacctcCCCCACCTCACTACCCTGTCCTGCAACGGGACCTCTACATGAAGGCTGAGCCCCCTGTACCCCCTTATGCTGCCATGGGGCCGGGTCTGGTGCCCCCCGAGCTCCATCACACCCAGCAGACCCAGGTGCTACACCAGCTGCTGCAACAGCATGGAGCTGA ACTCCCTCCACACCCCTCTAAGAAGAGGAAGCACTCTGAATCACCCCCCAACACCCTCAATGCCCAAATGCTGAACGGAATGATCAAGCAGGAACCTGGGACTGTCACAGCCTTGCCTCCACACCCTGCCAGAGCCCCatcccctccatggcctcctcAAGGCCCACTGTCACCTGGCACTGGATCCTTGCCCCTCAGCATTGCCCGAGCCCAGACTCCACCCTGGCACCCGCCAGGTGCACCCTCCCCAG GCCTCCTGCAGGACAGTGACAGCCTCAGTGGCTCCTATTTGGACCCCAACTACCAATCCATCAAATGGCAGCCGCATCAGCAGAACAAGTGGGCGACCCTGTATGACGCTAACTACAAGGAGCT GCCTATGCTCACCTATCGTGTGGACGCTGACAAGGGCTTCAACTTTTCCGTGGGCGACGATGCTTTTGTGTGCCAGAAGAAGAACCACTTCCAGGTGACCGTGTACATCGGCATGCTGGGGGAGCCCAAGTACGTCAAGACACCGGAAGGCCTCAAGCCCCTGGACTGCTTCTATCTGAAGCTGCATGGTGTGAAG CTAGAGGCCCTGAACCAGTCTATCAACATTGAGCAGTCACAGTCAGACAGAAGCAAGAGGCCCTTCAACCCCGTCAC GGTCAATCTTCCCCCTGAGCAGGTCACAAAAGTGACCGTGGGGCGGCTCCATTTCAGTGAGACCACTGCCAACAACATGCGCAAGAAGGGCAAGCCCAACCCTGACCAGAG GTATTTCATGCTGGTGGTGGCCCTCCAGGCACATGCACAGAACCAGAACTACACACTGGCAGCCCAGATCTCAGAGCGTATCATTGTGCGG GCCTCTAACCCAGGCCAGTTTGAAAGTGACAGTGACGTGCTGTGGCAACGGGCGCAGCTGCCAGATACGGTCTTCCACCATGGCCGTGTGGGCATCAACACCGACCGGCCAGATGAGGCATTGGTCGTCCACGGCAACGTGAAGGTCATGGGTTCTCTTATGCACCCTTCCGATCTGCGGGCCAAGGAGCACGTGCAGGAG GTGGACACCACCGAGCAGCTGAAGAGGATCTCTCGGATGCGGCTGGTGCACTACAGATACAAGCCTGAGTTCGCTGCTAGCGCAGGCATTGAAGCCACCGCACCGGAGACAG GTGTCATCGCCCAGGAAGTGAAGGAGATCCTGCCTGAAGCTGTGAAGGACACAGGGGATGTAGTCTTTGCCAATGGGAAAACCATAGAGAACTTCCTTGTAGTGAACAAG GAGCGAATCTTCATGGAGAATGTGGGGGCTGTGAAGGAGTTATGCAAACTGACAGACAACCTAGAGACTCGCATTGATGAGTTGGAGCGATGGAGCCACAAGCTGGCCAAGCTGCGGCGCCTTGACAGCCTCAAGTCAACTGGCAGCTCAGGGGCTTTCAG CCATGCAGGGAGCCAGTTTAGCCGGGCAGGCAGTGTCCCCCACAAAAAGAGGCCCCCTAAACTGGCCAATAAG TCATCGCCAGCGGTCCCAGACCAGGCCTGCATCAGTCAGCGTTTTCTGCAGGGAACTATCATAGCTCTGGTGGTGGTCATGGCCTTCAG CGTGGTGTCTATGTCCACACTATATGTGCTGAGCCTGCGCTCTGAAGAGGACCTGGTGGATGCTGATGG GTCCAGCCAGAGCTTCGGGACCACACAGCTCCGACAGTCCTCCATGACCACCGGACTACCAGGCACACAGCCCTCTTTGCTGCTGG ttACCAAGTCAGCCTCGGGTCCAGCTCTCCGTGCCTTGGACCTGTGCTCCAGCCAGCCCTGCCCCATCGTCTGCTGCTCTCCTCCCGTCTCCAGTCCTGCTACAGATCCTGCCCTTGGCCCCACTCTTACTCCTACTCCAAGCCCCAGCTCTAACCCCAAGCACTCAG GCCCTGGCCAGATGGCCCCACTGCCAGTCACCAACATCAGAGCCAAATCCTGGGGCATCTCAGCTAATGGCATCAGCTATTCCAAGCATTCCAAGAGCCTGGAACCTCTGGCCAGTCCTGTGGTCCCCTTTCCTGGAGGGCAGAGCAAGACCAAGAACAGCCCCAGCTTCAATCTCCAAAGTCGAGCCCGCAGAGGAGCCCCGCAACCCAGCCCAAGCCCTGCCCAATTCACACAGACCCAGGGCCAGCTAG CCTCTCTTCTTCCAGACCCAGCGCCATCCCTGACCTCCATCCAGCTGCTGGAGAATTCCATGCCTATCACTTCTCAGTACTGTGTGCCAGAAGGTGCTTGCAG GCTTGGCAACTTCACCTACCACATCCCTGTCAGCAGCAGCACACCACTGCACCTCAGCCTGACCCTGCAGATGAA TTCCTCCACCCCTGTGTCCGTGGTACTGTGCAGCCTGACATCGGAGGAGGAGCCCTGTGAGGAGGGAGGCTTTTTGCAGAGGTTCCACCCGCATCAGGACACCCAG GGCACCTCTCATCAGTGGCCAGTAACCATCCTGTCCTTCCGTGAATTCACATACCACTTCCGGGTGACATTGCTG GGTCAGGCCAACTGCAGCTCAGAGGCCATCGTTCAGCCAGCCACCGACTACTACTTCCACTTCTACCGCCTGTGTGACTGA
- the Myrf gene encoding myelin regulatory factor isoform X8, producing MEVVDETEALQRFFEGHDISGALEPSNIDTSILEEYIGKEDASDLTLPDSPPDSGSEAYSPQQVNDPHLLRTITPETLCHVGVSSRLEHPPPPPAHLPGPPPPPPPPPHYPVLQRDLYMKAEPPVPPYAAMGPGLVPPELHHTQQTQVLHQLLQQHGAELPPHPSKKRKHSESPPNTLNAQMLNGMIKQEPGTVTALPPHPARAPSPPWPPQGPLSPGTGSLPLSIARAQTPPWHPPGAPSPGLLQDSDSLSGSYLDPNYQSIKWQPHQQNKWATLYDANYKELPMLTYRVDADKGFNFSVGDDAFVCQKKNHFQVTVYIGMLGEPKYVKTPEGLKPLDCFYLKLHGVKLEALNQSINIEQSQSDRSKRPFNPVTVNLPPEQVTKVTVGRLHFSETTANNMRKKGKPNPDQRYFMLVVALQAHAQNQNYTLAAQISERIIVRASNPGQFESDSDVLWQRAQLPDTVFHHGRVGINTDRPDEALVVHGNVKVMGSLMHPSDLRAKEHVQEVDTTEQLKRISRMRLVHYRYKPEFAASAGIEATAPETGVIAQEVKEILPEAVKDTGDVVFANGKTIENFLVVNKERIFMENVGAVKELCKLTDNLETRIDELERWSHKLAKLRRLDSLKSTGSSGAFSHAGSQFSRAGSVPHKKRPPKLANKSSPAVPDQACISQRFLQGTIIALVVVMAFSVVSMSTLYVLSLRSEEDLVDADGSLAVSTSCLLALLRPQDPGGSEAMCPCRSSQSFGTTQLRQSSMTTGLPGTQPSLLLVTKSASGPALRALDLCSSQPCPIVCCSPPVSSPATDPALGPTLTPTPSPSSNPKHSGPGQMAPLPVTNIRAKSWGISANGISYSKHSKSLEPLASPVVPFPGGQSKTKNSPSFNLQSRARRGAPQPSPSPAQFTQTQGQLASLLPDPAPSLTSIQLLENSMPITSQYCVPEGACRLGNFTYHIPVSSSTPLHLSLTLQMNSSTPVSVVLCSLTSEEEPCEEGGFLQRFHPHQDTQGTSHQWPVTILSFREFTYHFRVTLLGQANCSSEAIVQPATDYYFHFYRLCD from the exons GCCATGACATCAGCGGTGCCCTGGAGCCCTCCAATATAGACACCAGTATCCTGGAGGAGTACATTGGCAAAGAGGACGCCTCTGATCT CACACTGCCAGACTCGCCCCCAGACTCAGGCTCTGAGGCCTACTCCCCTCAGCAGGTGAATG ACCCCCATCTTCTACGCACCATAACCCCGGAGACTCTATGCCACGTGGGAGTTTCTTCCCGCCTGGAGCACCCGCCCCCACCTCCAGCCCACCTGCCAGgcccaccaccaccgccacctcCCCCACCTCACTACCCTGTCCTGCAACGGGACCTCTACATGAAGGCTGAGCCCCCTGTACCCCCTTATGCTGCCATGGGGCCGGGTCTGGTGCCCCCCGAGCTCCATCACACCCAGCAGACCCAGGTGCTACACCAGCTGCTGCAACAGCATGGAGCTGA ACTCCCTCCACACCCCTCTAAGAAGAGGAAGCACTCTGAATCACCCCCCAACACCCTCAATGCCCAAATGCTGAACGGAATGATCAAGCAGGAACCTGGGACTGTCACAGCCTTGCCTCCACACCCTGCCAGAGCCCCatcccctccatggcctcctcAAGGCCCACTGTCACCTGGCACTGGATCCTTGCCCCTCAGCATTGCCCGAGCCCAGACTCCACCCTGGCACCCGCCAGGTGCACCCTCCCCAG GCCTCCTGCAGGACAGTGACAGCCTCAGTGGCTCCTATTTGGACCCCAACTACCAATCCATCAAATGGCAGCCGCATCAGCAGAACAAGTGGGCGACCCTGTATGACGCTAACTACAAGGAGCT GCCTATGCTCACCTATCGTGTGGACGCTGACAAGGGCTTCAACTTTTCCGTGGGCGACGATGCTTTTGTGTGCCAGAAGAAGAACCACTTCCAGGTGACCGTGTACATCGGCATGCTGGGGGAGCCCAAGTACGTCAAGACACCGGAAGGCCTCAAGCCCCTGGACTGCTTCTATCTGAAGCTGCATGGTGTGAAG CTAGAGGCCCTGAACCAGTCTATCAACATTGAGCAGTCACAGTCAGACAGAAGCAAGAGGCCCTTCAACCCCGTCAC GGTCAATCTTCCCCCTGAGCAGGTCACAAAAGTGACCGTGGGGCGGCTCCATTTCAGTGAGACCACTGCCAACAACATGCGCAAGAAGGGCAAGCCCAACCCTGACCAGAG GTATTTCATGCTGGTGGTGGCCCTCCAGGCACATGCACAGAACCAGAACTACACACTGGCAGCCCAGATCTCAGAGCGTATCATTGTGCGG GCCTCTAACCCAGGCCAGTTTGAAAGTGACAGTGACGTGCTGTGGCAACGGGCGCAGCTGCCAGATACGGTCTTCCACCATGGCCGTGTGGGCATCAACACCGACCGGCCAGATGAGGCATTGGTCGTCCACGGCAACGTGAAGGTCATGGGTTCTCTTATGCACCCTTCCGATCTGCGGGCCAAGGAGCACGTGCAGGAG GTGGACACCACCGAGCAGCTGAAGAGGATCTCTCGGATGCGGCTGGTGCACTACAGATACAAGCCTGAGTTCGCTGCTAGCGCAGGCATTGAAGCCACCGCACCGGAGACAG GTGTCATCGCCCAGGAAGTGAAGGAGATCCTGCCTGAAGCTGTGAAGGACACAGGGGATGTAGTCTTTGCCAATGGGAAAACCATAGAGAACTTCCTTGTAGTGAACAAG GAGCGAATCTTCATGGAGAATGTGGGGGCTGTGAAGGAGTTATGCAAACTGACAGACAACCTAGAGACTCGCATTGATGAGTTGGAGCGATGGAGCCACAAGCTGGCCAAGCTGCGGCGCCTTGACAGCCTCAAGTCAACTGGCAGCTCAGGGGCTTTCAG CCATGCAGGGAGCCAGTTTAGCCGGGCAGGCAGTGTCCCCCACAAAAAGAGGCCCCCTAAACTGGCCAATAAG TCATCGCCAGCGGTCCCAGACCAGGCCTGCATCAGTCAGCGTTTTCTGCAGGGAACTATCATAGCTCTGGTGGTGGTCATGGCCTTCAG CGTGGTGTCTATGTCCACACTATATGTGCTGAGCCTGCGCTCTGAAGAGGACCTGGTGGATGCTGATGG CTCTCTTGCTGTGTCTACTTCCTGTCTTCTGGCCCTGCTTCGGCCCCAGGACCCTGGGGGGAGTGAGGCCATGTGCCCATG CAGGTCCAGCCAGAGCTTCGGGACCACACAGCTCCGACAGTCCTCCATGACCACCGGACTACCAGGCACACAGCCCTCTTTGCTGCTGG ttACCAAGTCAGCCTCGGGTCCAGCTCTCCGTGCCTTGGACCTGTGCTCCAGCCAGCCCTGCCCCATCGTCTGCTGCTCTCCTCCCGTCTCCAGTCCTGCTACAGATCCTGCCCTTGGCCCCACTCTTACTCCTACTCCAAGCCCCAGCTCTAACCCCAAGCACTCAG GCCCTGGCCAGATGGCCCCACTGCCAGTCACCAACATCAGAGCCAAATCCTGGGGCATCTCAGCTAATGGCATCAGCTATTCCAAGCATTCCAAGAGCCTGGAACCTCTGGCCAGTCCTGTGGTCCCCTTTCCTGGAGGGCAGAGCAAGACCAAGAACAGCCCCAGCTTCAATCTCCAAAGTCGAGCCCGCAGAGGAGCCCCGCAACCCAGCCCAAGCCCTGCCCAATTCACACAGACCCAGGGCCAGCTAG CCTCTCTTCTTCCAGACCCAGCGCCATCCCTGACCTCCATCCAGCTGCTGGAGAATTCCATGCCTATCACTTCTCAGTACTGTGTGCCAGAAGGTGCTTGCAG GCTTGGCAACTTCACCTACCACATCCCTGTCAGCAGCAGCACACCACTGCACCTCAGCCTGACCCTGCAGATGAA TTCCTCCACCCCTGTGTCCGTGGTACTGTGCAGCCTGACATCGGAGGAGGAGCCCTGTGAGGAGGGAGGCTTTTTGCAGAGGTTCCACCCGCATCAGGACACCCAG GGCACCTCTCATCAGTGGCCAGTAACCATCCTGTCCTTCCGTGAATTCACATACCACTTCCGGGTGACATTGCTG GGTCAGGCCAACTGCAGCTCAGAGGCCATCGTTCAGCCAGCCACCGACTACTACTTCCACTTCTACCGCCTGTGTGACTGA